The genomic window GTTAGGGATCATTAGGAAGATAAGCAGTTTTCTGTGGAGAAACTCAGCTATGACTGGAGAGAGATCCCCATAATAATAATATTTTCTCTAGATTTGAACCCAGTTAAATCTATCTTTTCCAGGTCATGGTGCAAAGTTTTAAGACAATTTGAATCCAAAACCCACTAAATACACTACGATCATAGTAATAAGATTCAAATAAAGCCGAAACATTTAGTTACATTAATAATCCTACATTTAGTAACACTTTAATAAGAAAATAGGGGTAAAAACTATGACCACAGAACATCGATGTCCCTTATGTGACTCACCCCTTTGGCCTCATGTGAGTGATGGACATCCCACTTGGTTTTGCCGTCACTGTGAACAAGAAGTGCCTTATAGTGTCGATCAAACGTCAGCTAACAGGGTTGTTGCTCCTCAAACAACATCCATCTCTCAATTGTTAACCCCTCCAGTCCCCCACACCTTCACGTTACGAGAAATTTGGCAGACAACGGTTAAGGGGATCGCTCAATTTTTAGAAGCCGATCGGGTTCTCATTGCTCAAATGATGCCATCAGGGGAGATGGTAGTGGTAGAAGAATGGAGACAACGGCCTTGGAAAACCTTACTTCATTGCCATATCAGCCAGTTTGTCACCTTTGCCGATATCAAAACTTGGCAAGAAGGAACCATCGAAGCGATCGCTGACCTTAGCCACGGGCATCATCAAACGTCAACCATGATGACCTTAGATAGTCTTTTTGATGTTAAGGCTAAAATCATTGTTCCCATTCGTCAACGAGACTCTCAGACTGGGAAAAATTTGTGGGGGCTGATCATCGTTCATCAATGTTCCGGTCCTCGTCAATGGACTGCTTCGGAACTGGGTTGGTTATCGTTAATTTCGACTCAACTGATTATGTCTATTCAACAGGATCAGTTTTATCAACACCTTAGTCAGATTAATCAAAAATTAGAAGAAATTGCATTTTATGACCGCATCACTCAAATTCCAAACCGTCATTATTTTGAGCATTATTTTGCTCAAGAGTGGCGACGCATGGCCAGAGAAAAACAACCTCTGTCTTTAATTGTCTGTGATGTGGATTTTTTTAAAGCTTATAACGATACCTTTGGCCATCCTCAAGGCGATCGCTGTTTACAAGAAGTGGCCTATACCCTCAAATATACGTTACACCGACCAGGGGATATGGTGGCTCGTTATGGAGGGGAAGAATTTGTGGCTATTTTACCCAATACTAACGCTTCAGGAGCGGTTCATGTGGCTCAGCAAATGCAATCAGCCATTAAACAGTTAAAAGTTCCCTCTGCTACCCAAACAGTTAGTGAATTTGTCACCATCAGTTTAGGCGTTGCCAGTGTTATTCCTTCTCAAGAAAAATCACCGAAACAATTATTAAATGAGGCGGATAAAGCTTTATATGAAGCCAAACAAAAAGGACGGGATCAAGTCTTTTTTCAAGGACAAAAAGAAATCAATTTTAAGCCCAAATCTAAACCCATTCAACAGACTTTAAGTGCAATTCCTTTATTAGAGAATTTAAGTTCTAGAGAGCTTTTAAAAAGTTATGTAGCTTATTTTCTTAGCCGAGGGGTTTCTGTTAGTAGCCCAACGGAGGGGATTCTACCTTTTAATGGCTTAGTATATCAATACCAAGGGTATCATCAAAACTTTGTTAATTGGTGGCAACAATTAGAACAAAGAAAAGATTATTCTCAACTCTACTTAACGGGAGATAGTCATAATTTTGACGACTTTTTAGACGGCGGTTGTCGTGTTCAAGAATGCGCCCGTTGTAACTTACCCATTGTTACACCAACGGGACATATTTATAGTTTACCCGGTTGTACCTTATGTCTTAAAGATGATCAATATTGTCAACGACAACACACTGAAGATGGGATTAAATCTGAAACAATTTTTAGGTTATTGACCATAACAGATATTGAACAGAATTTCAAAACGTTACAACAATGGTTAAATCGTAATGGGGTAGAAGCTGTTTTTATTTCTGATTTAACAGAGATTAATGATTATTTATTATCTGAACCCTTTGCTGCTATTATGATTGATAATCATGCCAATAAAGAAATCATTGAAAATTGGGTTAAACAATTACATCGATATCCTAGTTTAAAAGAAGTTCCTATCATTGCTTTGAGTAAAAATGCAGAAAATGGAATTCCTTGGTTAAACCGTGAATTACAATTAGAAGATTATCTATTAACCCCTTTTAATGGAGACACATTAGTAGATTATTTACGCCACTTATCCACAACCAATTTGGCATTAAACCAAAGCGGCATTTATTGGTTTCCTCGTTAATTAAGTGACGAACGCTTTCTATTCATCCAAGCCATGTCACCCATCTCGGTATAAATAAACTCTCCTCTCATCCCCTGGGGTGAAATTTATTCCTATAGGAGAATATTTAAGAGGATTTTAATGTTTACAATGGCTTTTGAATAAGAAGACTAAATTCGCTTTTAAACATAGACTAACGCCATATCTCTGTTGCCTGTTGCCTAGGATAAGTGGATTTAGTATTAATTGACCTTAGCCATTTCACCCTCTTTTTTAAAAGTGTTCTATAATAGTTAATATTACCCTCATCTTTGGCAACGTAAAGTTACCAAGAAATACTTAATTTTTTATTGATTCAATGATGAATTTCGTTAAACAAACCCTTGCCAGTCTTATTGGAACTTTAGCAGGATTATTTTTATTTACTACAGCAGGTGTAAGTAGTGTAGTCATATTATTAATTACATTAGCAAGTGTAGATAGTGAACCAACTATTAAAGATCAATCGGTATTAGTGTTTGATCTTTCTACAGAAATCAAAGATAGAGAACCTTTAGTGAATATTGGAGATATATTATCGGGCAAGGAAAGCTCAGTTTTGACTTTAAGTCAAGTGATTAAAAATATTGAAAAAGCCAGCAAAGATGATCGTATTAAAGCCATTTTTTTAGACGGCAGTAACGCTAGTAGTGGCAGTGGTTATGCTAATTTTTCAGAGATTCGACAAGCCCTGATTGAATTTAAAGAAAGTGGAAAAAAAATCATTGCTTATGATGTTACTATCAGTGAGCAAGAATATTATTTAACCTCATTAGCTGATACCTTAATTGTCAATCCTATGGGGTTAATGGAATTCAATGGAATAGGAACAGAACCCTTATTTTTGACAGGGGCATTGAATAAATATGGCATTGGAGTCCAAGTGGTGAGAGTAGGTGAATATAAATCAGGAGTTGAACCTTATACAAGAACTCAATTAAGTCCAGAAAATCGGCAACAATTAGAAGTTCTACTGGGTAACATTTGGAATAATTTTCTTCAAGATGTGGGTAAAACTCGCCAGATAAAAGTCAACAATCTTCAAAGTATTGCTGATACTCAAGGACTTTTATATCCCCAAGAAGCTAAGGAATTAAATTTAGTTGATCAAGTTGATTATCGAGATAAAGCAATTTCAATTTTAAAAGAAATTACAGATAATAAAGAAGAATCTCTCAGACAAATTTCTTTTAATAATTATGTAAATATACCAGTAACGGGAATAACTGAGAGTAGTTCTAACAATAAAATTGCTGTGGTTTATCTAGAAGGTGCCATTGTTGATGGAGTAGGAAATCGAGAACAAGTAGGGGCTACTCGCTTTGCTAGAATACTGCGTAAAATTCGAGATAATGAACAAGTCAAAGCAGTCGTGATCCGCATTAATAGTCCTGGAGGAAGTGCCACAGCATCAGATATTATTTTGCGAGAAATTCAGTTAATTCAAGAAACAAAGCCCGTGATTATTTCTATGGGTAATGTAGCAGCCTCTGGAGGTTATTGGATTGCAACAGGAGGAGAACATATTTTTGCTCAACCCAATACTATTACGGGATCAATTGGGGTGTTTGGAGTCTTGTTTAATATCCAAGAAATTGCCAATAATAATGGCATTACTTGGGATGTAGTGAAAACAGGAAAATTCGCTGATTTAGGAACAGCAACCCGACCAAAAACTGAGCAAGAATTAGCCATTTATCAAAAGTCAGTGAATCGAGTTTATGACTTATTCTTAGAAAAAGTTGCTAAATCTCGTGACTTATCTAAAGAGAAAGTAGTGAATATTGCTCAAGGGAGAGTTTGGTCAGGGGAAACAGCAAAAAAAATCGGTTTAGTCGATAGTTTTGGGGGATTAGGCGCAGCCATAGACTATGCAGTTGAAAAAACAGAATTAGGAAAAGATTGGCAAGTTGAAGAATATCCTACCTCCCAAGGATTTGCAGAACTATTTATCAAGAAAACCTTAGATGAAGATATAAAAATCACCACAAACACTGTTGATCCTTTAACCGAGGAATTTCTGAAATTTAAAGAAGAATTAAAAGTCATTCAAAATTTTAATGATCCCAGAGGAGTCTATTCTCTTCTTCCTTTTAATTGGCAATTACGTTAAAAGAATATAGCAGTTGCAAGACAGAAGGCAGGAGGCAGAAACCGAGTGTACTTGAAACATATTCATTTATATGGTTTTCGTAATTATCATGAACAGACTCTTGATTTACAATCACAAAAAACAATTTTATTAGGAAATAATGCTCAAGGAAAATCTAATTTACTCGAAGCCGTCGAATTATTAGCAACCCTAAAAAGTCATCGAACCAACCGCGATCGCGATTTGATTTTAGAAGGAAAAAAAACAGGACAAATTTTAGCAATGGTAGAACGAACCTATGGGGAGTCCGAATTAGGAATTACCTTTCGTTCTCCAGGAAGACGGAGTTTAATGCTAAATCATGAAAACCTACGCCGTCATTTAGACTTTTTAGGTCATATTAATGCAGTGGAATTCTCCTGTTTAGACTTAGATTTAGTGAGAGGATCACCAGAAACCCGTCGTAGTTGGTTAGATACCCTCTTAATCCAATTAGAACCCGTTTATGCCAGTATTATTCATCAATATTATAAAATTCTACGGCAACGGAATGCCTTACTTAAAGTTATTCGGAAAACAGTAGAAGAACAAGAAAATTCTTCTAATTTATCAGCAGAACTATCACAACTCAAAGTGTGGGATCAACAGTTAGCCGAAGCAGGAACCAGAGTCACCCGACGGCGATACCGTGTCATAGAAAGAATTACCCCCCTAGCACAAAAGTGGCATCAAGAAATTAGTAGTGGAACAGAAATTTTAGCCATTAACTATCTACCGAATATTAAAATTGAAAACGAAGACCCCCAACAAGTACAGCAAGCCTTTTTAGATAAAATAGAACAGCGTCGCATGGCTGAGCAACAACTGGCTACCACCGTAGTCGGACCCCATCGAGATGATGTCGAATTCAACATTAATCATACTCCTGCCAAGTCCTATGGTTCTCAAGGACAACAACGAACCCTGGTTTTAGCCATTAAATTAGCAGAATTACAATTGATCGAAGAAGTTATCGGAGAACCCCCCTTATTATTATTAGACGACGTTTTAGCCGAACTTGATCCCAACCGACAAAATCAATTATTAGAAGTGATTCAAGGACGGTTTCAAACCTTAATTACCACAACCTATTTACATTCTTTTGATGCACAATGGCTAAACTCCTCTCAAATCATGAAAGTTGAAGGGGGCAAAATTGCTCAGTTGTGAGTGATAGAGATGTAGGAACGACAAACATATTGTTACTACCCTATTAACCATAGAGAGATTTCTATCAAAAATAAGATGCTTCTTATGGGAACATCTAGCAAGGGAGTAACGACTAGATGAGAAAGCTGCAAAAACCCTGAAAGAGGAAAGGTTAACTTTTTCATAAAGTAACCATAACCCTATACTTTAAAGCAACCTGGGCAAAAGACAGCCAAATATGGGATGTATTTTTCCCACAATTCTATTAGAATAAGAAGCTAAAAAAAGCTATCTGGTCTCAAATCCCCTCTCCTTAAAAACGCTTTGTAAATCAGTGAGATGTCAAGATGATTTTAGATAAACTAAAACGCTGGGCCATTACCGAACCCATTGAAGACGATGTTGAATACGATGACCCCAACTATGTCGAAATTGATGGCAACTCAGACTTTGAGATGGAAGAACCAGAGACAACCTCTGTGCCTCAACCTGAACCCGAACCTCGTCCCTGGGCAAAACCTATGGGATCAAATATGAATGCAGAATTGAACATGAGAAACAATAAAGGTAATGTTGTCCCTATGCCTGGAATTAATAATATCGCTGAAGTGGTTGTGGTAGAACCCCATTCCTTTGATGAAATGCCCCAAGTCATTCAAACCCTGCGTGAACGTAAATCCGTGGTTCTTAACCTTAATGTCATGGAACCAGAAGAAGCACAACGGGCTGTGGATTTTGTAGCCGGCGGAACTTATGCCATCGATGGTCATCAAGAACGTATCGGAGAAAGCATTTTCTTATTCACTCCCAACTGTGTCAAGGTAAGTAACCTCTCAGGTACGGTTCACGATGTCCCTGAAATTCCCGTTAACCCTTCTCGTAATCCTTCTCCTGTAGCGAACTGGGGTGCAGAGGTTAATCGTTTAGTTCAGTAGTCCGTCAGCCAAGCTTCTCGTTAACAGTTATAGCCCTTGGTCTAAGGCAAGAGGCAATGGTAGAATAGAGAAAAGTTGAAAGTTTCAGCTTTATCTCCTGTTCTAATCTATGCTTCGACCCCTATACTAAGCAATGAGCAAAGGATTATCGTTGCTGTCAGGGAAGCTTAGTCTTTTTCGTTGACAACTTTACCATTGAAAACTTGTGTCTATTAGACTAGGTATCATTGGAGGCGGAGTGATGGCAGAAGCAATACTCACCCGTCTTTTAGCATCGCAACTTTATCCGGCTAATAGCCTATTAGTGAGTGAACCCCAAAGCTCAAGAAGGGACTTTTTGGCTGAAACCTATGGGATTAATGTAACAGACAACAATCAAACCACCTTACAAGCTACCGAAGCCCTCTTATTAGCCGTCAAGCCTCAAATTTTGGATAAGGTGACCTCTCAGTTAACCTTAGATGCAGTGGGCAATTATCCTTTAATTCTGTCCATTTTGGCTGGAACTCCTTTAAACCGATTGGAAACAGCATTTCCCAATTTTCCTGTTATTCGGGTGATGCCCAATACCCCTGCTACGGTAGGGGAAGGCATGACAGCGATCGCACCAGGGACTCAGGTTAAACCATCTCATTTAGCCCTAGCCACCTCGATTTTTGAGGCGGTGGGGGAAGTGGTAGAAGTCACTGAATCGTTGATGGATGGAGTAACCGGTTTATCGGGATCGGGGCCAGCGTTTGTGGCCTTGATGATTGAGGCGTTATCCGATGGGGGGGTAGCTTCGGGGTTGCCAAGAGCGATCGCTACTAAACTCGCCATACAGACCGTTCTAGGCACGGCTACGTTAATGAAAGAAACAGGGTTACACCCCGGTCAGTTAAAAGATAATGTCACCAGTCCCGGAGGAACCACCATTGCAGGGGTAGCCAAGTTAGAAGAAAAAGGCTTTCGTTCTGCAGTGATCGAAGCCGTTAAAACTGCTTATCGGCGATCGCAAGACTTAGGAAAATAGTTCATAATGAATACAGATTTTGTGTACACTTTCCCTCCTTTAATTCCTGGTATTCTTAAACGACGGTATAAACGTTTTTTAGCAGATATTGAGTTAGAATCAGGGGAAATGATTACAGCACATTGTGCCAATACAGGGCCGATGATCGGGGTGTGCGATGCAGAGAGTCAAGTATACGTTTCTAAAAGTAATAATCCTAAGCGAAAGTTGGCTTATAGTTGGGAATTAATTGAAGTAGACAATACCTGGGTGGGGATTAATACTGCTTTACCCAATCGTGTCATTAAACAGATTTTAGAACAAGAAAAATTACCGCATTTAAAAGGAAAATATAATAAAGTTCGTTCAGAAGTTCCCTATGGAAAAGATAAAAAAAGTCGTATTGATTTTGTTTTAACCAACGAATCTCAGCAAAATCCGATTTATTTAGAAGTTAAAAATACGACCTTAGCAAAAGATAAAATTGCCCTATTTCCTGATACCGTTACCACCCGTGGTCAAAAACATTTACAGGAATTAATGGACTTATTGCCCGATGCTCAACCGATAATGTTGTACTTTATTAATCGGGGAGATTGTCAGCAATTTTCTCCAGGAGATGATTATGATCCAGGATATGGGAAATTGTTTAGAGAAGCTGTTAAAAAAGGGGTGGAAATTTTGCCTTGCCGTTTTGAAATTACCCCTCAAGGCATTCGTTATTTAGGATTAGCAGATTTGAAATTCTAACTCCTTTTTATCTTACTTAGCTTAATGAGTAAAAGATAAAATTTGTGTCTACATTGTTTTTCTTTGTCTAAATATTGGGACGATTCAAATATAGCACTAGGCATTAAGGTTAGGACATTTTTATGTTTCCCGTTCCCGATTCCGGCGTTCCCTTGCGCCGTCAGCCTGCACTGAACCTCGTCGAAGTGACGGCACGGGGTCCCATCGCTTTGACAAAAATCTATGTGTCCTAACTATTTTTTGTACTGCTATAATAACCTTGACAGGCAATTGTTATGACTAAGATTTACTTTGGAACTAACCGAAATCTCATTGCCTCAGATCAGTTAGACGAAGGTTTTGACTTTGGCAGTAACTTTAGTGACGATGGATTAGCTAACTTACGCTTTGGACAAGCTGAAGTCACAGGGGAGAATTTTTCTGAATATCAAATCCAACTCGCACCAGAAAATCTATTTAGCGATCCCCCAGTGTTAGGCAGTCAGACCATTTTGCGACAAGTTTCCCAAGACATGAGAGAAAAGGGAGAAGATACCCTGATTTTTATTCATGGGTTTAACGTCAGTTTTCGACAAGGGTTAACAGCAGCAGCGCAATTGCATCAGATATTGACCAGAAATGATTCAGGAAATTTCCAACCCCCTGTTAAATTGAATGTGTGTTTATTTTCTTGGCCTTCGGACGGTTCACTGTTATTAAGCGATCGCAACGCAGCCAATGCCATCGCCTACCGCAACGATCGCTTAGATGCTGCCGCCTCTGGAGCAGGGTTTGCTCGTTCCTTTTTGAAGGTTGCTGACTTTATCAAGGGATCTAACAGACGCTGTCAACAAAAACTCCATCTGATTGCTCATAGTATGGGTAATTATGTGTTACGTCATGCTTTACAAGAATTAAAAAATCAAGTTGGTGAGCAATTACCAAGACTGTTTGATCAAATTTTGATGATGGCCGCCGATGAAGATGACGATGCTTTTGATCGTCAAGAAAAATTGTTTGATTTGCCACGAATTACCCGTCGAACCAGCGTTTATTTCAACCGAGAAGATTTAGCTTTGTGGACTAGCGATCGCTTGAAAGGAAATCCTCCTCGTTTGGGTACCGATGGACCGATTCAACCTCGACAATTGCCTCGCAATGTCTATCCCATTGATTGTACTAGGGTTATTTCTCGGTTCACTGATCCTTCTGAACATGGCTATTATCTTAACGTTCCCCGTGTTGTTGCAGATATGCGTCTCGTTTTACAAGATGAGATCCCTGATGAAATTCCTGGACGAAAATATATTCCTGAAACGAACCGTTATCGACTCCTTGAAGAGTTAACATAAAGTTGATTTCTGAGGAGGGTTCCTACGGTGAAAGAAGCGGTTGATTGTTATTCACTCACTGACGATTTACGACAAACCATATTACCTTTAACGAAGGTCAATCCTTGGCTTGGATTATTACGTTTTACCCTATTAGGAACCCTATTTTTTAGTTTAGTTATCTTGGCTTGGATAACCAATAATCAAATCATTTTTGTGTTGACCAGTTTGTTAGCAGGATTTTTTTATGCACTGTGGTTAATCTGTACCCACGACACGACCCATTACACCTTAACCCAATGGACTTGGTTTGAAGAAATAGCTCCCCGTTTACAGTCCTATCCTCTATCATGGCCTTACGGAGTTTATCAAGAATTGCATCACCTTCATCACGGTTGGAATGGTTTCGATTTTCGAGATCCCGAACGAACAGAATGGACAAAAGATGAATATGAAACCGCTTCTCCGTGGCAACAATGGTATGTCAAGCATCAATGGCCAATTGATATTTTTGT from Crocosphaera subtropica ATCC 51142 includes these protein-coding regions:
- a CDS encoding sensor domain-containing diguanylate cyclase, which produces MTTEHRCPLCDSPLWPHVSDGHPTWFCRHCEQEVPYSVDQTSANRVVAPQTTSISQLLTPPVPHTFTLREIWQTTVKGIAQFLEADRVLIAQMMPSGEMVVVEEWRQRPWKTLLHCHISQFVTFADIKTWQEGTIEAIADLSHGHHQTSTMMTLDSLFDVKAKIIVPIRQRDSQTGKNLWGLIIVHQCSGPRQWTASELGWLSLISTQLIMSIQQDQFYQHLSQINQKLEEIAFYDRITQIPNRHYFEHYFAQEWRRMAREKQPLSLIVCDVDFFKAYNDTFGHPQGDRCLQEVAYTLKYTLHRPGDMVARYGGEEFVAILPNTNASGAVHVAQQMQSAIKQLKVPSATQTVSEFVTISLGVASVIPSQEKSPKQLLNEADKALYEAKQKGRDQVFFQGQKEINFKPKSKPIQQTLSAIPLLENLSSRELLKSYVAYFLSRGVSVSSPTEGILPFNGLVYQYQGYHQNFVNWWQQLEQRKDYSQLYLTGDSHNFDDFLDGGCRVQECARCNLPIVTPTGHIYSLPGCTLCLKDDQYCQRQHTEDGIKSETIFRLLTITDIEQNFKTLQQWLNRNGVEAVFISDLTEINDYLLSEPFAAIMIDNHANKEIIENWVKQLHRYPSLKEVPIIALSKNAENGIPWLNRELQLEDYLLTPFNGDTLVDYLRHLSTTNLALNQSGIYWFPR
- the sppA gene encoding signal peptide peptidase SppA → MMNFVKQTLASLIGTLAGLFLFTTAGVSSVVILLITLASVDSEPTIKDQSVLVFDLSTEIKDREPLVNIGDILSGKESSVLTLSQVIKNIEKASKDDRIKAIFLDGSNASSGSGYANFSEIRQALIEFKESGKKIIAYDVTISEQEYYLTSLADTLIVNPMGLMEFNGIGTEPLFLTGALNKYGIGVQVVRVGEYKSGVEPYTRTQLSPENRQQLEVLLGNIWNNFLQDVGKTRQIKVNNLQSIADTQGLLYPQEAKELNLVDQVDYRDKAISILKEITDNKEESLRQISFNNYVNIPVTGITESSSNNKIAVVYLEGAIVDGVGNREQVGATRFARILRKIRDNEQVKAVVIRINSPGGSATASDIILREIQLIQETKPVIISMGNVAASGGYWIATGGEHIFAQPNTITGSIGVFGVLFNIQEIANNNGITWDVVKTGKFADLGTATRPKTEQELAIYQKSVNRVYDLFLEKVAKSRDLSKEKVVNIAQGRVWSGETAKKIGLVDSFGGLGAAIDYAVEKTELGKDWQVEEYPTSQGFAELFIKKTLDEDIKITTNTVDPLTEEFLKFKEELKVIQNFNDPRGVYSLLPFNWQLR
- the recF gene encoding DNA replication/repair protein RecF (All proteins in this family for which functions are known are DNA-binding proteins that assist the filamentation of RecA onto DNA for the initiation of recombination or recombinational repair.) translates to MYLKHIHLYGFRNYHEQTLDLQSQKTILLGNNAQGKSNLLEAVELLATLKSHRTNRDRDLILEGKKTGQILAMVERTYGESELGITFRSPGRRSLMLNHENLRRHLDFLGHINAVEFSCLDLDLVRGSPETRRSWLDTLLIQLEPVYASIIHQYYKILRQRNALLKVIRKTVEEQENSSNLSAELSQLKVWDQQLAEAGTRVTRRRYRVIERITPLAQKWHQEISSGTEILAINYLPNIKIENEDPQQVQQAFLDKIEQRRMAEQQLATTVVGPHRDDVEFNINHTPAKSYGSQGQQRTLVLAIKLAELQLIEEVIGEPPLLLLDDVLAELDPNRQNQLLEVIQGRFQTLITTTYLHSFDAQWLNSSQIMKVEGGKIAQL
- a CDS encoding cell division protein SepF → MILDKLKRWAITEPIEDDVEYDDPNYVEIDGNSDFEMEEPETTSVPQPEPEPRPWAKPMGSNMNAELNMRNNKGNVVPMPGINNIAEVVVVEPHSFDEMPQVIQTLRERKSVVLNLNVMEPEEAQRAVDFVAGGTYAIDGHQERIGESIFLFTPNCVKVSNLSGTVHDVPEIPVNPSRNPSPVANWGAEVNRLVQ
- the proC gene encoding pyrroline-5-carboxylate reductase; the protein is MSIRLGIIGGGVMAEAILTRLLASQLYPANSLLVSEPQSSRRDFLAETYGINVTDNNQTTLQATEALLLAVKPQILDKVTSQLTLDAVGNYPLILSILAGTPLNRLETAFPNFPVIRVMPNTPATVGEGMTAIAPGTQVKPSHLALATSIFEAVGEVVEVTESLMDGVTGLSGSGPAFVALMIEALSDGGVASGLPRAIATKLAIQTVLGTATLMKETGLHPGQLKDNVTSPGGTTIAGVAKLEEKGFRSAVIEAVKTAYRRSQDLGK
- the sfsA gene encoding DNA/RNA nuclease SfsA; this encodes MNTDFVYTFPPLIPGILKRRYKRFLADIELESGEMITAHCANTGPMIGVCDAESQVYVSKSNNPKRKLAYSWELIEVDNTWVGINTALPNRVIKQILEQEKLPHLKGKYNKVRSEVPYGKDKKSRIDFVLTNESQQNPIYLEVKNTTLAKDKIALFPDTVTTRGQKHLQELMDLLPDAQPIMLYFINRGDCQQFSPGDDYDPGYGKLFREAVKKGVEILPCRFEITPQGIRYLGLADLKF
- a CDS encoding alpha/beta hydrolase yields the protein MTKIYFGTNRNLIASDQLDEGFDFGSNFSDDGLANLRFGQAEVTGENFSEYQIQLAPENLFSDPPVLGSQTILRQVSQDMREKGEDTLIFIHGFNVSFRQGLTAAAQLHQILTRNDSGNFQPPVKLNVCLFSWPSDGSLLLSDRNAANAIAYRNDRLDAAASGAGFARSFLKVADFIKGSNRRCQQKLHLIAHSMGNYVLRHALQELKNQVGEQLPRLFDQILMMAADEDDDAFDRQEKLFDLPRITRRTSVYFNREDLALWTSDRLKGNPPRLGTDGPIQPRQLPRNVYPIDCTRVISRFTDPSEHGYYLNVPRVVADMRLVLQDEIPDEIPGRKYIPETNRYRLLEELT